In a genomic window of Amblyomma americanum isolate KBUSLIRL-KWMA chromosome 4, ASM5285725v1, whole genome shotgun sequence:
- the LOC144128307 gene encoding antimicrobial peptide microplusin-like, with protein MNAVFASCLLFLVVFVAAASAHHLELCKKNDEVLARELQCIEKFIPPVTNAAFDTAVQALGCTDRSCAMRKMCEGGDLEKAMSQFFTPEQIGHVHDAATACDPDVPHDHE; from the exons ATGAACGCTGTCTTCGCCTCCTGCCTCCTGTTCTTGGTCGTCTTCGTGGCCGCTGCTTCCGCTCATCACCTGGAGCTCTGCA AGAAGAACGACGAAGTGCTGGCCAGGGAACTTCAGTGCATTGAGAAATTTATCCCGCCGGTG ACCAACGCTGCCTTCGACACCGCAGTCCAGGCGTTGGGTTGCACCGACCGCTCTTGTGCCATGCGTAAGATGTGCGAAGGAGGAGACCTG GAGAAAGCCATGTCACAGTTTTTCACT CCCGAGCAGATTGGACACGTCCACGATGCGGCCACTGCTTGCGACCCCGATGTCCCCCATGACCACGAGTAG